A region of Corynebacterium glucuronolyticum DSM 44120 DNA encodes the following proteins:
- a CDS encoding TDT family transporter: protein MHKSDKPCVLAPAGPAWAGSLMGTSIAASLTSAHGLPGWVSTFFTTIAAGILVTITVGWLIHRNPHFSHTLMPAWGMYAMGILACGSAWTAVTGNDWFQIISWWIGTPLGIIVCLNQLRGFAGAPTFQWGLALVAPMVGATSGGQLAPDHGGLYHTAGIACFVLSLVTALPIFARVYIDVVRGKLHLPGQIAGTAWIPLGVVGQSTAAAQVLFGGKFAIIYGAVMLIAGIRMVEFAMKKFYVAVFEWDGYSPGWWGSTFPTGTLCLGTHLLSKTASAEWLNYVSIFFLILLLCHWTICCARWATWLLRESPTAHRYHAKRHPTLVIEDPRFHHGEAEPASNDDGGDFVVESHADSTDPDHERLSKEGLAAHPAVSGARGV from the coding sequence GTGCATAAGTCAGATAAACCATGTGTTCTTGCTCCGGCGGGCCCAGCTTGGGCCGGGTCCCTCATGGGGACCTCAATTGCTGCGTCACTCACCTCTGCTCACGGTCTACCCGGGTGGGTATCCACCTTCTTTACCACGATTGCAGCGGGCATCCTCGTGACTATCACGGTCGGCTGGCTTATCCACCGCAACCCCCACTTCTCCCACACCCTCATGCCAGCGTGGGGCATGTACGCCATGGGCATCCTCGCCTGCGGATCCGCTTGGACAGCGGTCACTGGCAATGACTGGTTCCAGATCATCTCCTGGTGGATCGGAACACCACTGGGGATCATTGTGTGCCTCAACCAGCTGCGCGGATTCGCCGGCGCGCCCACCTTCCAATGGGGGCTTGCACTTGTAGCCCCGATGGTTGGGGCTACAAGTGGGGGCCAACTTGCACCCGACCACGGGGGGCTTTATCACACTGCGGGTATCGCATGTTTTGTGCTCTCACTGGTCACCGCGCTGCCCATTTTTGCGCGCGTGTACATCGATGTCGTCCGTGGGAAGTTGCACCTCCCAGGCCAAATCGCCGGAACAGCGTGGATTCCCCTTGGTGTCGTGGGTCAGTCGACAGCAGCTGCGCAGGTTCTCTTCGGGGGTAAGTTTGCCATCATTTACGGTGCCGTTATGCTCATCGCCGGCATCAGGATGGTCGAGTTCGCTATGAAGAAGTTCTACGTTGCCGTGTTCGAGTGGGACGGCTACAGCCCCGGCTGGTGGGGCTCGACATTCCCCACCGGTACGTTGTGCCTGGGTACTCACTTATTGAGCAAAACAGCTTCTGCGGAGTGGCTCAACTACGTGTCAATTTTCTTCCTCATCCTGTTGCTCTGCCACTGGACGATTTGTTGCGCCCGGTGGGCGACATGGTTGCTCCGGGAGTCGCCGACAGCACACCGCTACCACGCCAAACGCCACCCCACCCTCGTCATCGAGGATCCACGCTTTCACCATGGAGAAGCTGAACCTGCATCGAACGACGACGGGGGCGACTTTGTCGTGGAGAGCCATGCCGATTCAACAGATCCCGATCATGAGCGCCTGAGTAAGGAAGGCCTAGCAGCACACCCTGCGGTCTCTGGAGCGCGGGGAGTATAA
- a CDS encoding ECF transporter S component, protein MNNSVNPADEKGTAGVPVRTSGPSRKTDTRGWRGIDIITAAVLAVACGLIFWLWNMVGGAGFTALDTLTPGFGGLVTGTWFLGGVLGGLVIRKPGAAIFVELVAACVSAVLGSQWGISTLYSGIAQGLGAEIVFAIFGYKKFGLQIAALAGAASGIGAFCLELFTSGNLAKSAEFNLIYIVCLIISGAILAGIIGHYLVKALAQTGALDRFAAGRAAKA, encoded by the coding sequence ATGAACAATTCTGTCAACCCAGCGGACGAAAAGGGCACTGCAGGAGTGCCTGTCCGCACATCGGGGCCATCCAGGAAAACAGACACGCGTGGCTGGCGTGGCATCGACATCATTACTGCCGCAGTTTTAGCTGTGGCATGTGGCCTCATCTTCTGGCTGTGGAATATGGTCGGCGGCGCGGGTTTTACAGCCTTGGACACACTGACACCCGGGTTTGGTGGTCTGGTGACGGGCACGTGGTTCTTGGGTGGTGTCCTTGGCGGATTAGTCATCCGGAAACCAGGTGCCGCGATCTTCGTTGAGCTGGTTGCCGCTTGTGTTTCTGCTGTGCTGGGAAGCCAGTGGGGAATCTCGACGCTGTACTCGGGAATCGCGCAGGGGCTTGGTGCCGAGATCGTTTTCGCTATCTTCGGTTACAAGAAATTCGGATTGCAAATCGCAGCTCTTGCCGGTGCTGCATCAGGCATCGGAGCGTTCTGCCTCGAGTTGTTCACCAGTGGCAATCTCGCTAAGAGCGCAGAATTTAACCTCATCTACATTGTCTGTCTCATCATTTCTGGCGCGATTCTCGCAGGCATCATTGGCCACTATCTGGTGAAGGCCCTCGCACAGACCGGCGCTCTCGACAGGTTCGCAGCTGGACGCGCAGCGAAGGCTTAA